One stretch of Mangifera indica cultivar Alphonso chromosome 9, CATAS_Mindica_2.1, whole genome shotgun sequence DNA includes these proteins:
- the LOC123226023 gene encoding uncharacterized protein YMR315W-like isoform X1: MTTPQIAILGAGIFVKTQYIPRLSEISDIVSVKFIWSRTEESASTAVEIARKHFRGVEAVWGDQGLDRIINDDSILGVAVVLAGQFQVDMSLKLLKAGKHVLQEKPAAAGISEIDKALSGYNSILANVPGQPIWAVAENYRFEPAFVKAKKLMAEIGDMMSVQVIVEGSMSSSNPYFSSSWRRNFTGGFILDMGVHFIAGLRMLIGCEVVSVSATTSHVDKTLPPPDNISSNFQLENGCSGVFVMVVSSRSPQIFWRVVGLKGTIQLERGNQNGQHGYTVLYYTADGQSQSFFYPFSGVTDELKTFIHDIQEAKKGNGHEVEPRLSYIEGARDVAILEAMMESGSKNGALVHIKKL; this comes from the exons ATGACAACTCCACAAATCGCGATTCTTGGCGCCGGAATTTTCGTTAAAACGCAGTACATTCCGCGGCTTTCCGAGATCTCTGACATCGTTTCCGTCAAATTCATTTGGAGCCGCACCGAG GAATCAGCGAGCACCGCGGTTGAGATTGCGCGTAAACATTTTCGTGGTGTGGAGGCTGTTTGGGGAGATCAAGGACTTGATCGGATTATTAATGATGATTCGATTCTTGGCGTTGCGGTGGTTCTTGCTGGACAATTtcag GTTGATATGTCACTGAAGCTTCTGAAGGCAGGGAAGCATGTCCTCCAAG AGAAACCAGCAGCAGCTG GTATAAGTGAGATAGACAAGGCATTGTCAGGATACAACTCTATTCTTGCCAATGTTCCTGGTCAACCAATTTGGGCTGTGGCAGAAAATTATCGATTTGAACCTGCCTTTGTCAAG GCCAAGAAACTAATGGCAGAGATTGGGGATATGATGAGCGTCCAAGTTATTGTTGAAGGATCAATGAGCAGTTCTAATCCTTACTTCTCAAGCTCTTGGAGGCGAAATTTTACT GGAGGCTTCATTTTGGATATGGGGGTTCATTTCATTGCAGGATTGAGGATG CTCATTGGATGTGAAGTTGTCTCTGTATCAGCTACAACCTCTCATGTGGACAAAACATTACCTCCCCctgataacatatcatccaaCTT TCAACTGGAGAATGGATGCTCTGGAGTTTTTGTGATGGTTGTTTCCAGTAGATCTCCACAG ATATTCTGGAGAGTTGTTGGCTTGAAAGGAACAATACAACTGGAGCGTGGAAACCAAAATGGACAGCATGGTTACACG GTTTTATATTATACTGCTGATGGGCAGAGCCAAAGTTTCTTCTACCCATTTAGTGGAGTGACTGATGAACTTAAAACTTTCATACATGACATTCAGGAGGCTAAG AAGGGAAATGGGCATGAAGTAGAGCCCCGCTTGTCATATATTGAAGGTGCTAGAGATGTTGCTATTCTGGAGGCAATGATGGAATCAGGATCCAAAAATGGAGCCCTGGTtcacattaaaaaattgtaG
- the LOC123226023 gene encoding uncharacterized protein YMR315W-like isoform X2, producing MTTPQIAILGAGIFVKTQYIPRLSEISDIVSVKFIWSRTEESASTAVEIARKHFRGVEAVWGDQGLDRIINDDSILGVAVVLAGQFQVDMSLKLLKAGKHVLQEKPAAAGISEIDKALSGYNSILANVPGQPIWAVAENYRFEPAFVKAKKLMAEIGDMMSVQVIVEGSMSSSNPYFSSSWRRNFTGGFILDMGVHFIAGLRMLIGCEVVSVSATTSHVDKTLPPPDNISSNFQLENGCSGVFVMVVSSRSPQIFWRVVGLKGTIQLERGNQNGQHGYTVLYYTADGQSQSFFYPFSGVTDELKTFIHDIQEAKGNGHEVEPRLSYIEGARDVAILEAMMESGSKNGALVHIKKL from the exons ATGACAACTCCACAAATCGCGATTCTTGGCGCCGGAATTTTCGTTAAAACGCAGTACATTCCGCGGCTTTCCGAGATCTCTGACATCGTTTCCGTCAAATTCATTTGGAGCCGCACCGAG GAATCAGCGAGCACCGCGGTTGAGATTGCGCGTAAACATTTTCGTGGTGTGGAGGCTGTTTGGGGAGATCAAGGACTTGATCGGATTATTAATGATGATTCGATTCTTGGCGTTGCGGTGGTTCTTGCTGGACAATTtcag GTTGATATGTCACTGAAGCTTCTGAAGGCAGGGAAGCATGTCCTCCAAG AGAAACCAGCAGCAGCTG GTATAAGTGAGATAGACAAGGCATTGTCAGGATACAACTCTATTCTTGCCAATGTTCCTGGTCAACCAATTTGGGCTGTGGCAGAAAATTATCGATTTGAACCTGCCTTTGTCAAG GCCAAGAAACTAATGGCAGAGATTGGGGATATGATGAGCGTCCAAGTTATTGTTGAAGGATCAATGAGCAGTTCTAATCCTTACTTCTCAAGCTCTTGGAGGCGAAATTTTACT GGAGGCTTCATTTTGGATATGGGGGTTCATTTCATTGCAGGATTGAGGATG CTCATTGGATGTGAAGTTGTCTCTGTATCAGCTACAACCTCTCATGTGGACAAAACATTACCTCCCCctgataacatatcatccaaCTT TCAACTGGAGAATGGATGCTCTGGAGTTTTTGTGATGGTTGTTTCCAGTAGATCTCCACAG ATATTCTGGAGAGTTGTTGGCTTGAAAGGAACAATACAACTGGAGCGTGGAAACCAAAATGGACAGCATGGTTACACG GTTTTATATTATACTGCTGATGGGCAGAGCCAAAGTTTCTTCTACCCATTTAGTGGAGTGACTGATGAACTTAAAACTTTCATACATGACATTCAGGAGGCTAAG GGAAATGGGCATGAAGTAGAGCCCCGCTTGTCATATATTGAAGGTGCTAGAGATGTTGCTATTCTGGAGGCAATGATGGAATCAGGATCCAAAAATGGAGCCCTGGTtcacattaaaaaattgtaG
- the LOC123226022 gene encoding FT-interacting protein 3-like translates to MQRPPQAVDFALKETSPKIGAGAVTGDKLSCTYDLVEQMQYLYVRVVKARDLPGKDVTGSCDPYVEVKLGNYKGATKHFEKKNNPEWNQVFAFSKERIQASVLEVFVKDKDVVLDDLIGRVMFDLNEVPKRVPPDSPLAPQWYRLDDRKGVRVKGELMLAVWMGTQADEAFPDAWHSDAATVGSEGVTNIRSKVYLSPRLWYLRVNVIEAQDLQPGDKSRFPEVFVRAILGNQVLRTRISQIKTINPLWNEDLMFVVAEPFEEPLFLTIEDRVGSNKDEVLGKCLIPLQMVQRRLDHKPVNSRWFNLEKHVNVEGEQKKDTKFASRIHLRICLEGGYHVLDESTHYSSDLRPTAKQLWKSSIGLLEVGILSAHGLMPMKTRDGRGTTDAYCVAKYGQKWVRTRTIVDSSFPKWNEQYTWEVFDICTVITVGVFDNGHIGGGGKDSRIGKVRIRLSTLEADRVYTHSYPLLFLHSSGVKKMGEVQLAVRFTCLSFVNMMHMYSQPLLPKMHYIHALSVIQLDSLRHQAMQIVSTRLNRAEPPLKKEVVEYMLDVDSHMWSMRRSKANFFRIMNVLSGLISVGKWFDQICNWKNPITTILIHILFIILILYPELILPTIFLYLFLIGIWNFRRRSRHPPHMDMRLSHAEAAHPDELDEEFDTFPTSRGSDIVRPRYDRLRSIGGRVQTVIGDLATQGERFQSLLSWRDPRATTLFVIFCLIAAVVLYVTPIQIIALLLGFYVLRHPRFRHKLPSIPLNFFRRLPARSDSML, encoded by the coding sequence ATGCAGAGGCCTCCACAAGCTGTAGACTTTGCTCTGAAGGAGACCTCGCCCAAGATTGGGGCAGGGGCCGTTACAGGTGATAAGCTGTCGTGCACCTATGACCTCGTTGAGCAAATGCAGTACCTTTATGTCCGGGTTGTTAAGGCGAGGGACTTACCTGGTAAAGATGTTACTGGTAGTTGTGATCCCTATGTTGAAGTGAAACTTGGAAACTATAAGGGAGCTACAAAGCATTTTGAAAAGAAGAACAATCCTGAATGGAATCAGGTTTTTGCTTTCTCAAAAGAGAGGATTCAAGCTTCCGTTTTGGAAGTTTTTGTGAAGGATAAGGATGTTGTTTTGGATGATTTAATTGGTAGGGTAATGTTTGATCTCAATGAAGTTCCCAAACGGGTTCCTCCTGATAGTCCATTGGCGCCGCAGTGGTATAGGTTGGATGATCGGAAGGGTGTGAGGGTTAAGGGAGAGTTGATGTTGGCTGTTTGGATGGGAACTCAAGCAGATGAGGCATTTCCTGATGCCTGGCACTCAGATGCTGCAACAGTTGGCAGTGAAGGAGTTACAAACATTCGGTCAAAGGTGTATCTATCTCCCAGGCTTTGGTATTTAAGGGTCAATGTGATTGAAGCTCAAGACTTGCAACCTGGTGATAAAAGTCGGTTTCCAGAAGTTTTCGTGAGGGCTATTCTTGGAAACCAGGTATTGAGAACTAGGATATCTCAAATTAAGACTATTAATCCATTATGGAATGAAGATCTGATGTTTGTAGTCGCTGAGCCGTTCGAGGAGCCCTTGTTTCTGACTATCGAAGATAGGGTGGGATCAAACAAAGATGAAGTTCTTGGAAAGTGTCTGATTCCTTTGCAGATGGTGCAGAGGAGATTGGACCACAAGCCTGTAAACTCTAGGTGGTTTAATCTTGAGAAACATGTAAATGTAGAAGGAGAACAAAAGAAAGACACTAAGTTTGCCAGTAGAATTCATTTGAGGATATGTCTGGAGGGTGGTTATCATGTTTTAGATGAATCAACACACTATAGTAGTGACCTTAGGCCAACTGCAAAACAGTTATGGAAGTCCAGCATTGGGTTATTGGAGGTTGGAATTCTTAGTGCTCATGGGCTGATGCCAATGAAGACAAGAGATGGGCGAGGAACTACAGATGCTTATTGTGTGGCCAAATATGGGCAAAAATGGGTGAGAACAAGGACTATTGTGGATAGCTCCTTTCCAAAGTGGAATGAGCAGTACACTTGGGAGGTTTTCGACATATGTACTGTCATCACAGTAGGGGTTTTTGATAACGGACATATAGGTGGAGGTGGAAAGGACTCGAGAATTGGGAAAGTGAGGATTCGATTATCTACGCTTGAAGCTGATAGAGTTTATACACACTCATATCCACTTTTATTCTTGCATTCTTCAGGGGTAAAAAAAATGGGAGAAGTTCAGTTGGCTGTGAGATTCACTTGCTTATCTTTTGTTAACATGATGCATATGTACTCTCAACCATTGCTACCAAAAATGCACTACATTCATGCTTTATCTGTCATTCAACTTGATAGCTTGAGACACCAGGCCATGCAGATTGTCTCGACGAGGCTGAATCGAGCTGAACCACCATTGAAGAAAGAGGTTGTGGAGTATATGCTTGATGTAGATTCACACATGTGGAGTATGCGCAGAAGCAAAGCTAATTTTTTCAGAATTATGAATGTTCTAAGTGGGTTGATTTCTGTTGGTAAATGGTTTGATCAAATCTGCAATTGGAAAAACCCAATTACAACCATTTTGATTCACatcctttttatcattttgatacTCTATCCTGAGCTCATACTCCCAACAATTTTTCTCTACCTTTTCCTGATTGGGATATGGAACTTCCGTAGGAGGTCAAGGCACCCACCTCACATGGATATGCGACTGTCTCATGCTGAAGCTGCTCATCCTGATGAACTAGATGAAGAGTTTGACACATTCCCAACTTCACGAGGATCAGACATAGTTCGACCAAGATATGATCGCCTGAGAAGCATAGGAGGCAGAGTTCAGACTGTGATCGGTGACCTGGCGACTCAAGGAGAGAGGTTTCAGTCTCTGCTGAGCTGGAGAGACCCCAGAGCAACTACTCTATTTGTAATTTTCTGTTTGATTGCTGCTGTAGTTCTTTATGTTACTCCAATCCAAATTATAGCCCTACTCTTAGGCTTTTATGTGCTAAGGCATCCGAGATTTCGCCACAAACTCCCATCCATTCCTCTCAACTTCTTCCGGAGGTTGCCTGCTCGTTCAGATAGCATGCTGTAA